A stretch of the Elusimicrobiota bacterium genome encodes the following:
- a CDS encoding HNH endonuclease signature motif containing protein — protein MNDAVVEAASVLERVPSELDEPKERYSRANPRPIPFETFHKWELRFLGSFEMDGDDRCWNWKGTITSGYGQFKVGKRGYPAHRISYEIYKGRLPRGLEPDHTCRNRRCVNPAHLEAVTFKENLVRGLPFNNVCKPHDFCRKGHPMTGANVSPNGKDRVCRACRKERLERKRMAGSGTREAV, from the coding sequence ATGAACGACGCCGTAGTGGAGGCCGCTTCTGTGCTTGAGCGCGTTCCTTCGGAGCTCGACGAACCGAAGGAACGGTACTCGCGGGCGAACCCCAGGCCAATTCCGTTCGAGACGTTCCACAAGTGGGAGCTCCGGTTCCTCGGCTCCTTCGAGATGGACGGCGACGACAGGTGCTGGAACTGGAAGGGCACGATCACCTCTGGATACGGCCAATTCAAGGTTGGCAAGCGTGGATATCCTGCCCATCGCATCTCCTACGAGATCTACAAAGGAAGGCTTCCGCGCGGCTTGGAACCAGACCACACCTGCCGGAACCGCAGGTGCGTCAATCCCGCTCATCTCGAGGCGGTGACGTTCAAGGAGAACCTCGTACGAGGCCTCCCCTTCAACAACGTTTGCAAGCCGCACGATTTCTGTCGGAAGGGGCATCCGATGACCGGAGCGAACGTGTCGCCAAATGGCAAGGACCGAGTGTGCCGTGCCTGCCGGAAGGAGAGGCTAGAGCGCAAGAGGATGGCGGGGAGCGGGACGAGGGAAGCGGTCTAG
- a CDS encoding PD-(D/E)XK nuclease family protein: MPETIDREVAASFFDADAIREAPRRLYRYDEAGLRYYYTLGTGADGEAVANLYPSVTTVIRRTTPMPYFLLTWYAELGMAAAERRRDERAAYGTLMHRLFERLVIARQIDLDALPGVVASYAEERHLPCDTGGWARDLAEDLVGFASFLREKNAKVVGIEVPLASDAMGYAGCGDLFAWLDVEQGNGPGKKKTYTRELCYVDWKSNRTSFYEESEIQCHAYAALWNEEFPESPVTRVCLYGAKDWNEKSKGLYRFSDVTDAPLANIFPNLLEQFRAREADKTRTRISIGGTVSLDQDPASCWEAKPLELHLAQVHEMRRAA, encoded by the coding sequence ATGCCCGAGACGATCGACCGCGAGGTCGCCGCGTCCTTCTTCGACGCCGACGCCATCCGCGAGGCCCCTCGCCGCCTCTACCGCTACGACGAGGCCGGCCTCCGCTACTACTACACCCTCGGCACCGGCGCGGACGGTGAGGCAGTCGCCAATCTCTACCCGAGCGTGACGACGGTCATCCGTCGGACGACGCCGATGCCCTACTTCCTCTTGACCTGGTACGCCGAGCTCGGGATGGCTGCCGCCGAGCGGCGCCGCGACGAGCGGGCCGCCTACGGCACGCTGATGCACCGGCTCTTCGAGCGGCTCGTCATCGCCCGCCAGATCGACCTCGACGCGCTCCCGGGCGTCGTCGCGTCCTACGCCGAGGAGCGGCACCTGCCCTGCGACACCGGCGGTTGGGCCCGCGACCTCGCCGAGGACCTCGTCGGCTTCGCCTCATTCCTCCGCGAGAAGAACGCGAAAGTCGTCGGGATCGAGGTCCCGCTCGCGTCGGACGCGATGGGCTACGCGGGCTGCGGCGACCTCTTCGCCTGGCTCGACGTGGAGCAGGGGAACGGCCCCGGGAAGAAGAAGACCTACACCCGCGAGCTCTGTTACGTCGACTGGAAGTCGAACCGGACGTCGTTCTACGAGGAGAGCGAGATCCAGTGCCACGCCTACGCCGCGCTCTGGAACGAGGAGTTCCCCGAGTCGCCCGTAACGCGCGTCTGCCTCTACGGAGCGAAGGACTGGAACGAGAAGAGCAAGGGCCTCTACCGGTTCAGCGACGTCACGGACGCCCCCCTCGCGAACATCTTCCCGAACCTGCTCGAGCAGTTCCGCGCGCGCGAGGCCGACAAGACCCGGACGCGCATCTCCATCGGCGGCACGGTCTCTCTCGACCAGGATCCGGCCTCCTGCTGGGAAGCCAAGCCGCTCGAGCTCCACCTCGCCCAGGTGCACGAGATGCGCCGGGCCGCCTGA
- a CDS encoding helix-turn-helix transcriptional regulator produces the protein MGATTEKILTLARDNGLLQKDIAVATGLSESAVSRLLNGETKRDLSLPEVESILRVLRERTGRRRGLTLNDLVGSSKAA, from the coding sequence ATGGGCGCAACCACCGAAAAGATCCTGACGCTGGCAAGGGACAACGGGCTCCTCCAGAAGGACATCGCCGTGGCGACCGGTCTTTCGGAGAGCGCTGTCTCTCGTCTCTTGAACGGTGAGACGAAGCGGGACCTTAGCCTTCCCGAAGTCGAGTCAATTCTCCGCGTTCTCCGCGAGCGCACCGGCCGACGCCGTGGCCTCACCCTGAACGATCTCGTCGGCAGCTCCAAGGCGGCCTGA